GCCACAAAAgtcttttttttaaaatacttcaagaaactatgctacaaaaaaaaaaagttatgcaAAATAATACAACTTCACATATATTCCTAATGAAATTCCTCTAGACTGTTGTAAGAGTGAACTTTAgaattgagtgctctatatgtcaAAAACTCTTAAAAGATTACACTATGTATATAAATAGGAGTAATTTAGCAGCATTGGACTGGGCTTAAATTTATATATAGGATATGTAGAATGTGGTTTCACAAATTCTCAATCTCATGCTTCTTTGGCCTAACCACATCATATATCTAAAACAATTGTTTCTTTAGGCCTTTTCCAAAATATGAAAGGCAATATTTGAACAACTATTAGTAAGCTGGAAAAACAAGTTAACAAGCAAAAATGTGTTAAACTAAAAACAGTCACTATTCCCAAGCCAATCATAACAAAACACTCAACATGCTATCAAAATTTAATGATCCAACTGTATCTTCAAAACCATTGATGTAACATACCTAACTTAGATCCTTAGAAATATAAACATCAATTTGTTGTTTCTTTTTAGCTAGTTGAATCTCAACATATGGCTGGCATTTTGTTTTTGGAGGGGTTTCATAATATTTAGATccagaaggaaaaaaaatatactaGTTCCAATCAGTTGATCATGTTTCAACTAGTGAAAAACTGATGTTATACTATGACTAACCTGCCCTGCTCCCTCAGCAACACAGACCACTGCTGATCCTTTTGTCTCAATGAGGTATTTCAGATGCCGCAAAACACCATGAGGACCATGTAAATGGAAAGGTACCTTAAATGTATAAAACCAGTATCAGTACAGAATCTCAAAAATAACTAACCAATTAGTAAGTCGCACAAATACCTCTGGTATCAAGCATATATTGATTTGTCCACTAGCCAGGGATGCATGCATAGCAATAAATCCACTGCTACGACCCATCAACTTTACAATTCCTATACCATGGTATGCACTATGTGCCTGTAATAAGGATTGAGAAGTTAACAAAGACTGTTTTTCCCACTGAATTCTTTAACAATGATATTATAATGCATGAAACTTAAGCAATCAAAATGAAATCGAACAAATCACGAAATATAATGAAATTTTGTACCTCGATGTAAGCTAAATTAATGGCTTGTTGTGCTTCCTCAACAGCAGTGTCAAACCCAAAAGTTTTGTCCATCAGCAAAATATCATTGTCTATAGTTTTGGGGACCCCAACAACAGCCACCTTTACCCCTCTTCTACAGCACTGAAATGAAAATAGGAAAAGTAGGACATGAGACCTAAATAGAAATGGCAGGCAAGGTCGAGGCAAGATAAAGGGAAACAGCTTACAAATGCTGAAATCAAGTAAAAGTAGTTAAACATATCCAATAAGATGATTCTAGTGGCTTATATCTTGTTTTACCATCATCGTATTCATGTGGGCTTATTATAGGAAACAACTTACAAATTCAAATTAATAATAAGCCCACATGAATATGATGATGGTGTAAATTGTTCTAGTGTTCTTTTGACCTGAGTCAGTAAAAAATGCATCTAACTCGGTGTCAATAACAAAGGTACACAAGAAACAGAAAATGAGACATGACAAGAAAATTTCTTAAGCTAAAAAGTACAGGGAATCCATGATTTTCTGtttacatgaaaaaaaaaa
The genomic region above belongs to Humulus lupulus chromosome 1, drHumLupu1.1, whole genome shotgun sequence and contains:
- the LOC133795241 gene encoding ATP-dependent 6-phosphofructokinase 5, chloroplastic-like; translation: MDKTFGFDTAVEEAQQAINLAYIEAHSAYHGIGIVKLMGRSSGFIAMHASLASGQINICLIPEVPFHLHGPHGVLRHLKYLIETKGSAVVCVAEGAGQKL